A genomic region of candidate division WOR-3 bacterium contains the following coding sequences:
- a CDS encoding ATP-binding cassette domain-containing protein translates to MEFACSVKDLTRNYGGLRALAGISFDIKPGEVFGLIGPNGSGKTTTLRIVSTLL, encoded by the coding sequence GTGGAATTCGCCTGCAGCGTCAAAGACCTGACCCGCAACTACGGGGGTCTGAGGGCGCTCGCGGGCATCTCGTTCGACATCAAGCCGGGTGAGGTGTTCGGCCTTATCGGGCCGAACGGATCAGGCAAGACCACGACACTCCGTATCGTCTCGACCCTGCTC